GGACGAAAGGCGCCGGGCTTGAAGTCGGGGTCAGCGAAGGCGCGATGAAACCAGACCGCCAGGCTGCGGGCGACCTTGAGTCCCTGGATCGCCTCGCGGTGCTGGGTGCGGAACTGGTGGGTGGCGCGGTTGCCTTCGATGCGCAGGGTGTGGAAGAGCTCACGCACGGTGGGGTCGAGCCCCAGGGCGCTGTCGATGCGGTAAAGGAGGTCGCGCTGGCCGGTACGCTCGTCCACTCCGATGCCCAGACGGGCAGCGATGTCCTGGGCCATGGCCTCGCCGAGCTGGCGCAGCTTGATCAGGGTGGTGTTGGGATCGTGACTGAAGGCGCGCTCGGCGCTGGCGGCGAGCTCGAGAAAGACCGGGTCGTGGCCGGTCAGAAAGGCGAAGTTGCCGCCGGCATCCTGCCCGGCGCTGCCGCCATCCCCGCGGCCTGGTGGTCCCTGCATAGGTGGTACCCGTTCCCGGTTTGCCTGAGCGTGACTCCCCCGCTCTCCCGGCAGGGTGGGTCCGACATATCCTTAGCCTGCCACTATTTCGGGGAGGGGGCCAGCGCCGGGCTGCCGGCGGTCTTGCGCACCAGAGCCATGGCGGCCTCCAGCTCGCGGGCGTTCTCCTCGAAGCGCTGCCGGCTCAGGGTCCAGCCCTGGGTGAGGTGCTCGCGCAGCACCCGGGTCGCCCACTGGCGGAAGCGGGTGCCTTGTGGAGACTTGACCCGATACCCCACCGAAATGATGACATCCAGATTGTAGTGCTCAATGCTCCGAGAGACCTTTCGCGCGCCCTCCTGCCGAACTATCCGGAATTTCCGGATAGTTGAATCACGCTCCAGCTCTCCTTCGGAATAGACGTTCAGCAGATGCTCATTAACGGTGCGGACATCCTTACCGAATAGCTCAGCCATCTGCCTTTGCGTCAGCCAGACGGTGCCCTGCTCCACGTCCAGCCGCACCTCGACCTGCTGATCGGCCTCTTGATAGATGACGATGGGTGCCTGGCTACTGGTGTTCATATCCTGCTCCCTGAAGCTGCGGCCTACCCCTGCCTGAACTTGCCGATGGCCGTCCCGGCTGGCGGTCCCTGGCAATGCGTTCTGTGGATGCTACGCCGCGGTGTTGATGTGCGCCAATCACCGACGATGCCCCGCACCACCCGCTTCATCATCAAAAAGCCCGGCACGCTGGCCGGGCTTGCTACCTTCAGGGGCGGACGCCGACTCAGCCGAGCCGGTCGTGGCCGTTATCGAGGAAGGGATAGTCGGTGTAGCCAGCCTCGGCACCACCGTAGAAGGTGCTATGGTCGGGCTCGTTGAGGGCGGCCCCCAGGCGGAAGCGCTCGGGCAGGTCGGGGTTGGCGATGAAGGGGCGGCCGAAGGCCACGGCGTCGGCGGTGTTGTCATCCAGGCGGGCCTGGGCGCGCTCGGCGTCGTAGTTGCCGCAGTAGATCAGCCCGCCCTTGAAGCGCTCGCGCATCTGCTCACGGAAGCCCTCGGGGAAGGTAATGTCACCACCGGCCCAGTTGGGCTCGTTGAAGTGGAGGTAGGCCAGGCCGCGACGGTTGAGCTCGTCGGCGAGGTACAGGGCCATCGCCTCGGGCTCCTCGTCGGTGAGGCCGAACAACTCGATGAAGGGGGTCAGGCGGATGCCGACCCGCTCGGGCCCGAACACCTCGGCCACGGCGTCGACCACCTCCAGCGGGAAGCGCGCCCGGTTCTCGATGGAGCCGCCGTACTGGTCGGTGCGCCGGTTGGTGCCGGTGGCGAGGAACTGGTTGAGCAGGTAGGCGTTGGCGGCGTGGACCTCGACCATGTCGAAGCCGGCACGCTTGGCGCGCTGCGCAGCCTGGCGGTAGTCCTCGACGATGCCGGGGATCTCGTCGGTCTCAAGCGCCCGCGGCGTGCTGGTGGGGTGCGGCCCCGCCGTGCCGTCCTCGAACTCGACGAAGCATTCCGCCCCCTCGGCCTTGAGGGCGCTCGGTGCCACGGGCTGCTGGCCGTCGGGCTGGACCATCTCGTGGGAGACACGGCCGACGTGCCACAGCTGCAGG
The Halomonas alkalicola DNA segment above includes these coding regions:
- a CDS encoding alkene reductase, which translates into the protein MPDTSFSNPGLFTPLQLGSLSLPNRVIMAPLTRSRTPDSVPGRLQQIYYGQRASAGLIISEATNISPTARGYVYTPGIWTDAQEAGWKGVVEAVHAKGGRIALQLWHVGRVSHEMVQPDGQQPVAPSALKAEGAECFVEFEDGTAGPHPTSTPRALETDEIPGIVEDYRQAAQRAKRAGFDMVEVHAANAYLLNQFLATGTNRRTDQYGGSIENRARFPLEVVDAVAEVFGPERVGIRLTPFIELFGLTDEEPEAMALYLADELNRRGLAYLHFNEPNWAGGDITFPEGFREQMRERFKGGLIYCGNYDAERAQARLDDNTADAVAFGRPFIANPDLPERFRLGAALNEPDHSTFYGGAEAGYTDYPFLDNGHDRLG
- a CDS encoding virulence RhuM family protein, with protein sequence MNTSSQAPIVIYQEADQQVEVRLDVEQGTVWLTQRQMAELFGKDVRTVNEHLLNVYSEGELERDSTIRKFRIVRQEGARKVSRSIEHYNLDVIISVGYRVKSPQGTRFRQWATRVLREHLTQGWTLSRQRFEENARELEAAMALVRKTAGSPALAPSPK